The Fragaria vesca subsp. vesca linkage group LG2, FraVesHawaii_1.0, whole genome shotgun sequence genome includes a window with the following:
- the LOC101295306 gene encoding two-component response regulator ARR22-like: MLPANANGHMSNNGNPAENSKSGNADRPVLRNWRNKPTVLLIDESENHRVLGTAYLTAYGAETTSVTDGRAALELTFSGARFKLILIDMHMRYMSGAQCVNHLRTMGVKSLMLGMTIFCREREEQAFLEAGGNGFIPKPLSPDNFLQVLEALDNNQG; the protein is encoded by the exons ATGTTGCCTGCAAATGCTAACGGTCACATGTCAAACAATGGGAACCCTGCAGAAAACAGTAAAAGTGGGAATGCAGATAGGCCAGTTTTGAGGAATTGGAGAAACAAGCCGACTGTCCTTCTCATTGATGAATCTGAAAACCACAGGGTTCTGGGAACGGCTTATCTTACAGCTTATGGTGCCGAAACTACATCTGTGACTGATGGAAGGGCTGCTTTGGAGCTCACATTTTCTGGTGCTAGGTTCAAGTTGATCCTCATTGACATGCACATGCGCTATATGAGCGGCGCACAG TGTGTGAATCACCTTCGAACCATGGGAGTGAAGTCGTTGATGCTCGGTATGACAATTTTTTGTAGAGAAAGAGAGGAACAGGCATTTCTAGAAGCAGGGGGCAATGGCTTCATTCCAAAGCCTCTTAGTCCTGACAACTTTCTTCAAGTCCTGGAAGCACTCGATAATAACCAGGGATGA